The following proteins come from a genomic window of Actinomarinicola tropica:
- the lspA gene encoding signal peptidase II yields the protein MNRAAAGSARWIRALGIAAVVVALDQATKHWALGALSDDRTIDLVGSLRFNLAFNTGASFSMGSGMGPVFAVIVVVVVIALLRFIRTVPGRLNLFAAGIIVGGALGNLVDRIFRDGSGFLGGAVVDFIDLQWWPIFNVADIGVVGGALLLLVGTWRLGESSPREADADSSSGPEAV from the coding sequence GTGAACCGAGCGGCGGCCGGGTCGGCCCGCTGGATCCGGGCGCTCGGGATCGCGGCCGTCGTCGTCGCCCTCGACCAGGCGACGAAGCACTGGGCGCTCGGCGCGCTGTCCGACGACCGCACGATCGACCTCGTGGGCAGCCTGAGGTTCAACCTGGCGTTCAACACCGGGGCGTCGTTCAGCATGGGCTCCGGCATGGGCCCGGTGTTCGCCGTGATCGTCGTCGTGGTGGTCATCGCCCTGCTGCGCTTCATCCGCACGGTGCCCGGCCGGCTCAACCTCTTCGCGGCCGGCATCATCGTCGGCGGCGCCCTCGGCAACCTCGTCGACCGGATCTTCCGCGACGGGTCCGGGTTCCTCGGCGGGGCGGTCGTCGACTTCATCGACCTCCAGTGGTGGCCGATCTTCAACGTCGCCGACATCGGTGTGGTCGGCGGGGCGCTGCTGCTCCTCGTCGGCACCTGGCGGCTCGGGGAGAGCTCGCCACGCGAGGCCGACGCCGACTCCAGCTCCGGACCGGAGGCCGTGTGA
- a CDS encoding TraR/DksA family transcriptional regulator — MAKATTSTSKGSTAKKAPAKKAPAAKAPAKKSPATKSPAKKAPAAKAPAKKAPAKKVPATKAPAAKAPAKKAPAKKASAKGSPFSASFIEQQRKALEEERERYMRQATSLRQEADSLTQDGDPGDVQFDEESGDANTVAVERDRDLALSAQALAAVEEIEAALARIDDGTYGICTVSGEPIPKERLEAIPWASVRVEHKVGGFGHR; from the coding sequence ATGGCCAAGGCCACCACGTCCACGTCGAAGGGCTCGACGGCCAAGAAGGCTCCGGCGAAGAAGGCGCCTGCCGCCAAGGCGCCCGCGAAGAAGTCGCCCGCGACGAAGTCCCCCGCCAAGAAGGCCCCCGCAGCCAAGGCGCCGGCGAAGAAGGCGCCGGCGAAGAAGGTGCCCGCGACGAAGGCCCCCGCGGCCAAGGCACCCGCGAAGAAGGCTCCGGCCAAGAAGGCCTCCGCCAAGGGCTCGCCGTTCAGCGCCAGCTTCATCGAGCAGCAGCGCAAGGCCCTCGAGGAGGAGCGCGAGCGCTACATGCGCCAGGCGACGTCCCTCCGCCAGGAGGCGGACTCGCTCACCCAGGACGGCGACCCCGGCGACGTCCAGTTCGACGAGGAGTCGGGCGACGCCAACACCGTGGCCGTCGAGCGCGACCGCGACCTCGCGCTGTCCGCCCAGGCCCTCGCCGCCGTCGAGGAGATCGAGGCCGCCCTGGCCCGCATCGACGACGGCACCTACGGCATCTGCACGGTGTCCGGCGAGCCGATCCCGAAGGAGCGCCTCGAGGCGATCCCGTGGGCGTCGGTGCGCGTCGAGCACAAGGTCGGGGGCTTCGGCCACCGGTGA
- the ileS gene encoding isoleucine--tRNA ligase, translated as MLHGLPDPLTRPSPMTDQPYPTVDPRPSFPEIERRILDLWARERTFERSIEQRDAGPSGENEYVFYDGPPFANGLPHYGHLLTGYVKDVVPRYQTMRGRRVERRFGWDCHGLPVEMEVEKELQVQGRAAIQDFGIDRFNDTCRTSVMRYTSEWEDYVTRQARWVDFTNDYKTMDLAYMESVMWAFKQLWDKGLVYEAHRVMPYSWGAETPLSNFEIRLDDATRPRQDPALTVSFTLDPRPGDPGPMRILAWTTTPWTLPSNLALAVGPDLDYAILEEDGDHFIIGAATLEKYAAQLEGTRQVGTIKGSELVGRTYEPLLPYFADTPDAFRILAGDFIDTAEGTGVVHIAPGFGEDDQRIAEEAGIGLVVPVDDAGRFTEDVPEWAGQNVLDANPDVIRHLKELGRVVKHETYEHNYPHCWRTDTPIIYRALSSWYVRVTDFRDRMVELNQEINWIPEHVRDGQFGKWIAGARDWSISRNRFWGSPIPVWKSDDPQYPRVDVYGSLDELERDFGVRPTDLHRPAIDELVRPNPDDPTGRSMMRRVPEVLDCWFESGSMPFAQVHYPFENREWFDDHHPGDFIVEYIPQTRGWFYTLHVLATALFDTPAFRNVICHGIVLDSTGRKQSKRLRNYPDPEAVFEQQGADALRWYLMSSPILRGGDLRMHEDASDITEVVRQVLMPVWNAYSFFTLYANADERRAERRTDSTHVLDRYVLAKAHELVAEVTERMDALDIAGAAGAITSFIDALNNWYIRRSRERFWGGEGGSGSADAHDTLYTVLTTLMRVAAPLLPLVSEEIYRNLTGEPSVHLTDWPDADDLPADPALVAAMDRIRDVCTAALFLREDNGLRTRLPLSSLVVAGADAETLRPYVDLVRDEVNVKSVELTDDLAAHAEFILKPNGRVLGPKLGGDVQKVMAAARSGEWSADGDRVEVAGHVLEPGEFDLTLRSREGEVSQALRTNDAVVVLDVDVTPELAAEGRARDLVRIVQQARKDADLVVTDRIDLRIDADGDAADALAAHRDWIATQVLATTITEGSPTGEGHTARGDVDGSTVTIEVRRAG; from the coding sequence ATGCTGCACGGGCTGCCCGACCCCCTCACGAGGCCCTCTCCGATGACCGATCAGCCGTACCCCACCGTCGATCCGCGCCCCTCGTTCCCCGAGATCGAGCGGCGCATCCTCGACCTGTGGGCCCGCGAGCGGACCTTCGAGCGGTCGATCGAGCAGCGCGACGCCGGACCGAGCGGCGAGAACGAGTACGTCTTCTACGACGGCCCGCCGTTCGCCAACGGGCTCCCCCACTACGGGCACCTCCTCACCGGGTACGTGAAGGACGTCGTGCCCCGCTACCAGACGATGCGCGGCCGGCGCGTCGAGCGCCGCTTCGGGTGGGACTGCCACGGCCTCCCGGTCGAGATGGAGGTCGAGAAGGAGCTCCAGGTCCAGGGGCGCGCCGCCATCCAGGACTTCGGCATCGACCGCTTCAACGACACCTGCCGCACGTCGGTCATGCGCTACACGTCCGAGTGGGAGGACTACGTCACCCGCCAGGCCCGCTGGGTCGACTTCACGAACGACTACAAGACCATGGACCTCGCCTACATGGAGTCGGTCATGTGGGCGTTCAAGCAGCTGTGGGACAAGGGGCTCGTCTACGAGGCCCACCGGGTGATGCCCTACTCGTGGGGCGCCGAGACGCCGCTGTCGAACTTCGAGATCCGCCTCGACGACGCCACCCGCCCCCGCCAGGACCCGGCGCTCACCGTGTCGTTCACGCTCGACCCCCGCCCCGGCGACCCGGGACCCATGCGGATCCTCGCCTGGACCACCACGCCGTGGACGCTGCCGTCCAACCTGGCCCTCGCCGTCGGCCCCGACCTCGACTACGCCATCCTCGAGGAGGACGGCGACCACTTCATCATCGGCGCCGCCACGCTCGAGAAGTACGCGGCACAACTCGAGGGCACCCGCCAGGTCGGCACGATCAAGGGCTCCGAGCTGGTCGGCCGCACCTACGAGCCGCTGCTCCCCTACTTCGCCGACACGCCCGACGCGTTCCGGATCCTCGCCGGCGACTTCATCGACACCGCCGAGGGCACCGGCGTCGTGCACATCGCCCCCGGCTTCGGCGAGGACGACCAGCGGATCGCCGAGGAGGCCGGGATCGGCCTCGTCGTCCCGGTCGACGACGCCGGTCGCTTCACCGAGGACGTGCCGGAGTGGGCCGGTCAGAACGTGCTCGACGCCAACCCCGACGTGATCCGCCACCTGAAGGAGCTCGGCCGGGTCGTCAAGCACGAGACCTACGAGCACAACTACCCGCACTGCTGGCGGACGGACACGCCGATCATCTACCGGGCGCTGTCGTCCTGGTACGTGCGGGTCACCGACTTCCGCGACCGGATGGTCGAGCTCAACCAGGAGATCAACTGGATCCCCGAGCACGTCCGTGACGGTCAGTTCGGCAAGTGGATCGCCGGCGCCCGCGACTGGTCGATCTCCCGCAACCGCTTCTGGGGATCACCGATCCCGGTCTGGAAGAGCGACGACCCGCAGTACCCGCGCGTCGACGTCTACGGTTCGCTCGACGAGCTCGAGCGCGACTTCGGCGTCCGCCCGACCGACCTGCACCGCCCGGCGATCGACGAGCTCGTCCGCCCGAACCCCGACGACCCCACCGGTCGGTCGATGATGCGGCGCGTCCCCGAGGTGCTCGACTGCTGGTTCGAGTCGGGGTCGATGCCCTTCGCCCAGGTGCACTACCCGTTCGAGAACCGGGAGTGGTTCGACGACCACCACCCGGGCGACTTCATCGTCGAGTACATCCCCCAGACGCGCGGCTGGTTCTACACGCTGCACGTGCTCGCCACGGCCCTGTTCGACACGCCGGCCTTCCGCAACGTCATCTGCCACGGGATCGTGCTCGACAGCACCGGACGCAAGCAGTCGAAGCGCCTCCGCAACTACCCCGACCCCGAGGCCGTGTTCGAGCAGCAGGGCGCCGACGCGCTCCGCTGGTACCTCATGTCGTCGCCGATCCTCCGGGGCGGCGATCTGCGCATGCACGAGGACGCCTCCGACATCACCGAGGTCGTCCGCCAGGTCCTGATGCCGGTCTGGAACGCCTACTCGTTCTTCACGCTCTACGCGAACGCCGACGAGCGCCGAGCCGAGCGGCGGACGGACTCGACCCACGTGCTCGACCGCTACGTGCTGGCCAAGGCCCACGAGCTCGTCGCCGAGGTCACCGAGCGGATGGACGCGCTCGACATCGCGGGGGCGGCCGGGGCGATCACCTCCTTCATCGACGCGCTGAACAACTGGTACATCCGCCGGTCCCGCGAGCGCTTCTGGGGCGGCGAGGGCGGCAGCGGCTCCGCCGACGCCCACGACACGCTCTACACCGTGCTCACGACCCTCATGCGCGTGGCCGCGCCGCTGCTCCCCCTCGTCAGCGAGGAGATCTACCGCAACCTCACCGGCGAGCCGAGCGTCCACCTCACCGACTGGCCCGACGCCGACGACCTCCCCGCCGACCCCGCCCTCGTCGCGGCGATGGATCGCATCCGCGACGTGTGCACCGCCGCGCTCTTCCTCCGGGAGGACAACGGCCTGCGCACCCGGCTCCCGCTGTCGTCGCTCGTCGTCGCCGGCGCGGACGCCGAGACGTTGCGGCCCTACGTCGACCTGGTCCGCGACGAGGTGAACGTGAAGTCGGTCGAGCTGACCGACGACCTGGCGGCGCACGCCGAGTTCATCCTGAAGCCGAACGGCCGGGTCCTCGGGCCCAAGCTGGGCGGCGACGTCCAGAAGGTCATGGCCGCGGCACGCAGCGGCGAGTGGAGCGCCGACGGCGACCGGGTCGAGGTCGCCGGCCACGTGCTCGAGCCCGGCGAGTTCGACCTCACGCTGCGGTCGCGGGAGGGCGAGGTCAGCCAGGCCCTGCGCACGAACGACGCCGTCGTCGTCCTCGACGTCGACGTCACGCCGGAGCTCGCCGCCGAGGGTCGAGCGCGCGACCTCGTCCGCATCGTGCAGCAGGCCCGCAAGGACGCCGACCTCGTCGTGACCGACCGGATCGACCTGCGGATCGACGCGGACGGCGATGCCGCCGACGCCCTCGCGGCGCACCGCGACTGGATCGCGACGCAGGTGCTGGCGACCACGATCACCGAGGGCAGCCCGACCGGAGAGGGCCACACCGCGCGCGGTGACGTCGACGGCTCGACCGTGACGATCGAGGTCCGCCGGGCCGGCTGA
- a CDS encoding DivIVA domain-containing protein: MDLTPELLRTVEFGEAKKGYDLDEVDEFLDRAATDLARQHTRLRELEQRVTEAEKRAAEAESSSRDRGDSDETLRRTLVLAQRTADAAIKEAQDEAARIVAEARQKADGMIASAEEQVRREVGATRDRLQAEIRDLEGRRGQLHDRIVELGAHLDAERDRLRHQVDQLRAAVEDESLRVAPVPGADPEPSGSEEPAVDLSAPMTSGATDDADGDDLEDLPPPPVGWDGPAADPAERELAEDDDRAAGTLFAPRAEDESVDLTDGGPPTQATPVVGADPDDVGSSHLDELRRAVSSEDPRAETHAEDDDAAMAAFFDQDDEEERTRRFGRRR, encoded by the coding sequence ATGGATCTGACCCCTGAGCTGCTCCGCACCGTCGAGTTCGGCGAGGCCAAGAAGGGCTACGACCTCGACGAGGTCGACGAGTTCCTCGACCGGGCGGCGACGGACCTCGCCCGTCAGCACACGCGGCTGCGCGAGCTCGAGCAGCGCGTCACCGAGGCCGAGAAGCGGGCCGCCGAGGCCGAGTCGTCCTCCCGTGACCGCGGCGACTCCGACGAGACGCTGCGGCGCACGCTCGTGCTCGCCCAGCGCACGGCCGACGCCGCCATCAAGGAGGCGCAGGACGAGGCGGCTCGCATCGTCGCCGAGGCCCGCCAGAAGGCGGACGGCATGATCGCCTCGGCCGAGGAGCAGGTGCGCCGCGAGGTCGGCGCCACCCGCGACCGCCTCCAGGCCGAGATCCGCGACCTCGAGGGTCGACGCGGCCAGCTGCACGACCGCATCGTCGAGCTCGGCGCCCACCTCGACGCCGAGCGCGATCGCCTCCGCCACCAGGTCGACCAGCTGCGGGCCGCCGTCGAGGACGAGTCGCTGCGCGTGGCCCCCGTCCCCGGCGCCGACCCCGAGCCCTCGGGGAGCGAGGAGCCGGCGGTCGACCTCTCCGCTCCGATGACCTCGGGCGCCACCGACGACGCCGACGGCGACGACCTCGAGGACCTCCCGCCGCCTCCGGTCGGCTGGGACGGCCCCGCCGCCGATCCCGCCGAGCGCGAGCTCGCGGAGGACGACGACCGGGCGGCGGGCACGCTGTTCGCCCCCCGGGCCGAGGACGAGTCCGTCGACCTCACCGACGGCGGTCCGCCCACGCAGGCCACGCCGGTGGTCGGGGCCGATCCCGACGACGTCGGCTCGTCGCACCTCGACGAGCTGAGGCGGGCGGTCAGCAGCGAGGATCCGCGCGCCGAGACCCACGCCGAGGACGACGACGCGGCCATGGCCGCGTTCTTCGACCAGGACGACGAGGAGGAGCGCACCCGGCGGTTCGGCCGCCGGCGCTGA
- a CDS encoding YggT family protein: MDVICWLLTAYMLVLLARIVLSWFPISRGSPVEPIATVLYALTEPVLGPLRRAIPPVRIGAMGLDLSPLIVLFGVNILMGIIC; the protein is encoded by the coding sequence GTGGACGTCATCTGCTGGCTGCTCACGGCCTACATGCTCGTCCTGCTCGCCAGGATCGTCCTCAGCTGGTTCCCGATCAGTCGGGGCTCACCGGTCGAGCCCATCGCCACGGTGCTGTACGCACTGACCGAGCCGGTGCTCGGCCCGCTGCGTCGGGCCATCCCGCCGGTGCGCATCGGGGCCATGGGCCTCGACCTCTCGCCGCTGATCGTGCTCTTCGGCGTCAACATCCTCATGGGCATCATCTGCTGA
- a CDS encoding cell division protein SepF, with the protein MSSMWRKAMVQLGLGDDDEYDDYDDQPVRRAPAPPPAEEPRAVQPRPASRAVQPRSVQPVPDRAASVSPLTRPEREAGGSMRFPTHGGPPEQPTVQPVPSARDERVRVTPAASTAVASGVRTIPRPNAKPHVVAPRSFSDAQEVGDTFKSKQPVIINLQGVDRDLSRRLVDFTSGLCYGIGGQMEKVATDVFLLTPVDVEVSAEERQRLQERGLYDS; encoded by the coding sequence ATGTCGAGCATGTGGCGCAAGGCCATGGTCCAACTGGGACTGGGCGACGACGACGAGTACGACGACTACGACGACCAGCCCGTCCGGCGCGCCCCGGCGCCGCCCCCGGCCGAGGAGCCACGGGCCGTGCAGCCCCGCCCCGCCAGCCGGGCCGTGCAGCCCCGGTCCGTCCAGCCCGTCCCGGATCGTGCTGCGTCGGTCTCGCCGCTGACCCGCCCCGAGCGCGAGGCGGGCGGGTCGATGCGCTTCCCCACCCACGGCGGGCCGCCCGAGCAGCCCACCGTGCAGCCCGTGCCGTCCGCACGCGACGAGCGCGTCCGGGTCACGCCGGCGGCGTCCACCGCCGTCGCGAGCGGTGTGCGCACGATCCCCCGGCCGAACGCCAAGCCGCACGTCGTCGCCCCTCGCTCGTTCAGCGACGCCCAGGAGGTCGGCGACACCTTCAAGTCGAAGCAGCCGGTCATCATCAACCTGCAAGGGGTCGACCGCGACCTCTCGCGTCGCCTCGTCGACTTCACCAGCGGGCTCTGCTACGGGATCGGCGGTCAGATGGAGAAGGTCGCGACCGACGTCTTCCTGCTGACCCCGGTCGACGTCGAGGTCTCCGCGGAGGAGCGCCAGCGCCTCCAGGAGCGCGGCCTCTACGACTCCTGA
- a CDS encoding YggS family pyridoxal phosphate-dependent enzyme, which yields MTGTVADRLDVVRARLAAAGAEPGSIQVLAVTKGFGPDVVRAAGAHGLVDVGENYAQEMLAKVDALADLSPAPRWHAIGRLQRNKVRQIAPHVHLWQSVDRLPLGEEIARRAPGARVLVQVDATDEPGKGGCPLAELDRLVGSLIDLGLDVDGLMTVGPTDPEVDPRPAFDRVRAARDRLGLRTLSMGMSRDLEAAVACGTTMVRLGTALFGPRRVSPPGAK from the coding sequence GTGACCGGCACGGTCGCCGACCGCCTCGACGTCGTCCGGGCGCGGCTGGCGGCGGCCGGGGCCGAGCCCGGGTCGATCCAGGTCCTCGCGGTCACCAAGGGGTTCGGGCCCGACGTCGTGCGTGCCGCGGGCGCGCACGGCCTCGTCGACGTCGGCGAGAACTACGCCCAGGAGATGCTCGCCAAGGTCGACGCGCTCGCCGACCTCTCGCCCGCCCCGCGGTGGCACGCCATCGGTCGGCTCCAGCGCAACAAGGTCCGCCAGATCGCGCCGCACGTCCACCTGTGGCAGAGCGTCGATCGACTGCCGCTCGGCGAGGAGATCGCCCGGCGAGCCCCCGGGGCACGCGTCCTCGTCCAGGTCGACGCCACCGACGAGCCCGGCAAGGGCGGCTGCCCGCTCGCCGAGCTCGACCGCCTGGTGGGGTCGCTCATCGATCTGGGCCTCGACGTCGACGGTCTGATGACCGTCGGACCCACCGATCCCGAGGTCGACCCCCGCCCGGCGTTCGACCGCGTGCGAGCCGCGCGCGACCGCCTCGGCCTCCGCACCCTGTCGATGGGGATGTCGCGCGACCTCGAGGCGGCGGTCGCCTGCGGCACGACCATGGTCCGACTCGGGACCGCTCTGTTCGGGCCGCGCCGCGTGTCGCCACCTGGCGCGAAGTAG
- the ftsZ gene encoding cell division protein FtsZ, whose product MAGIPQNYLAVIKVVGVGGGGVNAVNRMIDAGLKGVEFVAINTDAQALLMSDADVKLDIGRELTRGLGAGSDPEVGRQAAEDHRQEIEEALEGADMVFITAGKGGGTGTGAAPVVAEIAKALGALTIGVVTRPFSFEGRRRSVQAEAGIQRLREKVDTQIVIPNDRLLTIADDKTSMLNAFKMADEVLLQGVQGITDLITTPGLINTDFADVKMIMHDAGSALMGIGFGSGEGRALNAARAAISSPLLEASIEGARGILLNVSGGSDLGLLEVNEAAEVIHAVAHPDANIIFGAVIDDAMGDEIRVTVIAAGFDRWDENKKAGTSAAPERRSSLLDREPVDTGDTPDIFGGEDDADVDIDGDDDFDVPSFLR is encoded by the coding sequence ATGGCCGGCATCCCGCAGAACTACTTGGCCGTCATCAAGGTCGTCGGCGTCGGTGGCGGCGGCGTCAACGCCGTCAACCGCATGATCGACGCCGGGTTGAAGGGCGTCGAGTTCGTCGCCATCAACACCGACGCGCAGGCGCTGCTCATGAGCGACGCCGACGTGAAGCTCGACATCGGGCGCGAGCTCACGCGCGGCCTCGGTGCCGGCAGCGACCCCGAGGTCGGCCGCCAGGCGGCCGAGGACCACCGCCAGGAGATCGAGGAGGCCCTCGAGGGGGCCGACATGGTCTTCATCACCGCGGGCAAGGGCGGCGGCACCGGCACCGGCGCGGCGCCGGTCGTGGCCGAGATCGCGAAGGCGCTCGGCGCGCTGACCATCGGCGTCGTCACCCGTCCGTTCTCCTTCGAGGGGCGACGCCGCTCGGTCCAGGCCGAGGCCGGCATCCAGCGCCTGCGGGAGAAGGTCGACACCCAGATCGTCATCCCGAACGACCGGCTCCTCACCATCGCCGACGACAAGACGTCGATGCTGAACGCCTTCAAGATGGCCGACGAGGTCCTCCTCCAGGGCGTGCAGGGCATCACCGACCTCATCACCACGCCCGGCCTCATCAACACCGACTTCGCCGACGTGAAGATGATCATGCACGACGCCGGCTCCGCCCTCATGGGCATCGGCTTCGGCTCCGGCGAGGGGCGCGCGCTCAACGCCGCGCGCGCCGCCATCTCCTCCCCGCTGCTCGAGGCGTCGATCGAGGGCGCTCGCGGCATCCTGCTCAACGTGTCGGGCGGCAGCGACCTCGGCCTGCTCGAGGTCAACGAGGCCGCCGAGGTCATCCACGCCGTCGCCCACCCCGACGCCAACATCATCTTCGGCGCGGTGATCGACGACGCGATGGGCGACGAGATCCGCGTGACGGTGATCGCCGCCGGGTTCGACCGCTGGGACGAGAACAAGAAGGCCGGCACCTCCGCGGCGCCGGAGCGTCGGTCCTCGCTGCTCGACCGCGAGCCGGTCGACACCGGCGACACCCCCGACATCTTCGGTGGCGAGGACGACGCCGACGTCGACATCGACGGCGACGACGACTTCGACGTGCCGTCGTTCCTCCGCTAG
- a CDS encoding cell division protein FtsQ/DivIB has product MSGSVLERPPSPPGIDARIRARRIEVRRSEGRRRLRKLIVLVVLTLVVAAAWAATRSPLLDVDEVVVRGAARSGEAAVTEATGIVRGETLTDLDLDAARTRVAALPWVAEATVHRSWGGTVSVEVVERVPVAVVAGADGRSWLVDREAVVLDEASATDVVAGHVVVEGASPAAVGGRVEDLPAHVIDLVTALDGEVRSATAAVVLDEGETWIRLHPRPGEVDAEGAARTDGGHIRFGDLRAVDEQVLAASTILSQVALDDLDVVDVRVPSNPVVTRVEHTEDDQDGEATG; this is encoded by the coding sequence GTGAGCGGCTCGGTCCTCGAGCGACCACCGAGCCCACCGGGGATCGACGCCCGCATCCGGGCCCGGCGGATCGAGGTCCGTCGCTCCGAGGGACGGCGCCGCCTCCGGAAGCTGATCGTCCTCGTGGTCCTCACCCTCGTCGTCGCGGCCGCGTGGGCCGCCACGCGCAGTCCGCTGCTCGACGTCGACGAGGTCGTCGTGCGCGGCGCGGCACGCTCGGGGGAGGCGGCGGTCACCGAGGCGACGGGCATCGTGCGGGGCGAGACCCTCACCGACCTCGACCTCGACGCCGCGCGCACCCGGGTCGCGGCGCTGCCCTGGGTGGCCGAGGCGACCGTCCACCGCTCCTGGGGCGGCACGGTGAGCGTCGAGGTCGTCGAACGGGTGCCGGTCGCGGTCGTCGCAGGAGCGGACGGGCGGAGCTGGCTCGTCGACCGCGAGGCCGTCGTGCTCGACGAGGCCTCGGCGACCGACGTCGTCGCCGGTCACGTGGTGGTCGAGGGCGCGAGCCCCGCCGCGGTCGGCGGGCGCGTCGAGGACCTCCCCGCCCACGTGATCGACCTCGTCACGGCCCTCGACGGCGAGGTGCGCAGCGCCACCGCGGCGGTGGTCCTCGACGAGGGCGAGACCTGGATCCGGCTCCACCCCCGCCCGGGTGAGGTCGACGCCGAGGGGGCGGCGCGGACCGACGGCGGCCACATCCGCTTCGGTGACCTCCGCGCCGTCGACGAGCAGGTCCTCGCGGCGTCGACGATCCTCTCGCAGGTGGCCCTCGACGACCTCGACGTCGTCGACGTCCGGGTGCCGTCGAACCCCGTCGTCACCCGCGTCGAGCACACCGAGGACGATCAGGACGGGGAGGCGACCGGATGA
- the murB gene encoding UDP-N-acetylmuramate dehydrogenase yields the protein MSDLALALDRLGDRARHDAPLGPLTTYRVGGAAAALVDVDSVDDLRAVADALRGLDVPVLVVGRGSNLLVADAGFEGVALTLGEGLAHIDVEATTVRAGGAASLPVVARRTAAAGLAGFEWAVGVPGSVGGAVRMNAGGHGSDMAAVLRSIHVIDLRGGEDVAVPASALELRYRHSNVRPSQVVVEAVLELSPGDRGASEREISDIVRWRRAHQPGGQNAGSVFTNPPGDSAGRLIDAAGAKGFRIGTAAVSDKHANFIQADDGGSADDVLAVMAEVRRRVLDHAGVLLEPETRIVGARLPDPEEQP from the coding sequence GTGAGCGACCTCGCCCTCGCGCTCGACCGCCTCGGCGACCGGGCCCGTCACGACGCGCCGCTCGGTCCGCTGACCACCTACAGGGTGGGTGGCGCGGCTGCCGCGCTCGTCGACGTGGACTCCGTCGACGACCTCCGCGCGGTGGCCGACGCCCTCCGCGGCCTCGACGTGCCCGTCCTGGTGGTCGGGCGGGGATCCAACCTGCTCGTCGCCGACGCCGGCTTCGAGGGCGTGGCACTGACGCTGGGGGAGGGGCTCGCGCACATCGACGTCGAGGCCACCACGGTGCGAGCCGGCGGTGCCGCGTCGCTCCCCGTGGTCGCGCGGCGCACGGCGGCCGCGGGGCTCGCCGGGTTCGAGTGGGCGGTCGGCGTGCCGGGATCGGTCGGCGGCGCGGTGCGCATGAACGCCGGTGGGCACGGCTCCGACATGGCCGCCGTGCTGCGCAGCATCCACGTCATCGACCTGCGAGGCGGCGAGGATGTGGCCGTGCCCGCGTCCGCCCTCGAGCTCCGCTACCGGCACTCGAACGTGCGGCCCTCGCAGGTCGTCGTCGAGGCCGTGCTCGAGCTGTCCCCCGGCGACCGTGGGGCGTCCGAGAGGGAGATCTCCGACATCGTCCGCTGGCGCCGCGCGCACCAGCCCGGTGGCCAGAACGCCGGCTCGGTGTTCACCAACCCGCCCGGCGACAGCGCCGGCCGCCTCATCGACGCCGCCGGGGCCAAGGGCTTCCGCATCGGCACGGCCGCGGTGTCGGACAAGCACGCCAACTTCATCCAGGCCGACGACGGCGGCTCGGCCGACGACGTCCTCGCCGTGATGGCGGAGGTCCGCCGACGGGTGCTCGACCACGCCGGCGTCCTGCTCGAGCCCGAGACCCGCATCGTCGGTGCGCGGCTCCCCGACCCCGAGGAGCAGCCGTGA